The following coding sequences lie in one Populus nigra chromosome 15, ddPopNigr1.1, whole genome shotgun sequence genomic window:
- the LOC133674555 gene encoding probable serine/threonine-protein kinase PBL17 isoform X1, producing MVNVKMKSNHKSRFGLKSKLMGICFSVDGDKIPQEQRQLSSKGNQAGHVYDQSPSGPTEPELVETKRATSTPSVPKNVTDLRNSPGYGNVDIFTYEEMKLATKQFRPDYILGEGGFGVVYKGVIDESVRTLYKTTYVAIKELNPDGLQGDREWLAEVNYLGQLSHPNLVKLIGYCCEDEHRLLVYEYMASGSLEKHLFRRVGCTLTWSKRMKIALDAAKGLAFLHGAERSIIYRDFKTSNILLDSDFNAKLSDFGLAKDGPMGDQTHVSTRVMGTYGYAAPEYVMTGHLTARSDVYGFGVVLLELLLGRRALDKSRPSREHNLVEWARPLLNHNKKVLRILDPRMEGQYSSRIAMKVANLAYQCLSQNPKGRPLMNQVVELLESVQSKDEEAVFETTGRGVTLYEDPRRSPHTPGKERNRARTHDYREGEPSPYSPSEKQRNRTRSHDHRKEEPSPHSPSEKQRNRTRSQDHREEEPSRTTLKERDQTGSHERREGEPFPHTHEEERTQTRSHDHREGEPQRRSKPANARSRTEPLTESDLYSPPDFRISSPMR from the exons atggtgaatgtgaagatGAAAAGCAATCATAAATCAAGATTTGGTCTAAAGTCAAAATTAATGGGGATTTGTTTCAGTGTTGATGGCGACaaaatcccacaagaacaacgGCAGTTATCTTCTAAGGGAAACCAAG CAGGGCATGTCTATGATCAGTCTCCAAGTGGACCAACTGAGCCGGAGTTGGTTGAGACCAAAAGAGCAACCAGCACGCCTTCAGTTCCCAAGAATGTTACAGATCTCCGCAATAGTCCTGGTTATGGTAACGTTGATATCTTTACATACGAGGAAATGAAGCTGGCCACAAAGCAATTCCGGCCAGATTATATTCTTGGTGAGGGTGGATTCGGAGTTGTTTACAAAGGAGTCATAGATGAGAGCGTAAGGACTCTTTACAAGACCACATATGTTGCAATCAAGGAGCTTAATCCTGATGGGTTACAAGGTGACCGAGAATGGCTG GCAGAAGTTAACTATTTAGGTCAACTCAGTCACCCAAATCTTGTGAAGCTCATTGGGTATTGCTGTGAAGATGAGCACAGGCTGTTGGTCTATGAATACATGGCAAGTGGGAGCCTCGAAAAGCATCTGTTTCGGA GAGTGGGTTGTACTTTGACATGGtcaaaaagaatgaagattgcTTTAGATGCTGCAAAAGGACTTGCTTTTCTTCATGGTGCAGAAAGATCTATCATATACCGTGATTTCAAGACATCAAACATCTTGCTTGATTCG GATTTTAATGCAAAACTTTCAGATTTTGGACTTGCTAAAGATGGACCGATGGGAGATCAGACTCATGTGTCAACACGTGTTATGGGGACATATGGATATGCTGCTCCTGAATATGTAATGACTG GGCATCTAACTGCTAGAAGTGATGTTTATGGGTTTGGGGTAGTACTACTTGAGTTGCTTCTTGGAAGGAGAGCTTTGGACAAGAGCAGGCCTAGCCGAGAACACAACCTTGTTGAGTGGGCTCGCCCTCTCTTGAACCACAATAAGAAGGTTCTGAGAATCTTAGATCCCAGAATGGAAGGGCAGTACTCATCCAGAATTGCAATGAAAGTGGCTAACTTGGCATACCAATGCCTTAGCCAAAATCCGAAAGGTAGACCTCTCATGAACCAGGTGGTTGAACTACTTGAGAGTGTGCAGTCCAAGGATGAAGAAGCCGTGTTTGAAACCACTGGAAGAGGTGTAACCCTTTATGAAGACCCAAGGCGCTCTCCTCACACTCCTGGGAAGGAAAGAAACCGAGCTAGAACTCATGATTATAGAGAAGGGGAACCTTCTCCTTACTCTCCTTCTGAGAAGCAAAGAAACCGAACTAGAAGTCATGATCACAGAAAAGAGGAACCTTCTCCTCACTCTCCTTCTGAGAAGCAAAGAAACCGAACTAGAAGTCAAGATCATAGAGAAGAGGAACCTTCTCGCACTACTTTGAAGGAAAGAGATCAAACTGGAAGTCATGAACGCAGGGAAGGGGAACCTTTTCCACACACTCATGAGGAGGAAAGAACCCAAACTAGAAGTCATGATCATAGAGAAGGGGAACCTCAAAGGAGGAGCAAACCTGCAAATGCAAGGAGCAGAACTGAGCCCCTAACTGAGAGTGATCTGTATAGCCCTCCTGATTTTAGAATCTCAAGTCCTATGAGATAA
- the LOC133674555 gene encoding probable serine/threonine-protein kinase PBL17 isoform X2, with amino-acid sequence MVNVKMKSNHKSRFGLKSKLMGICFSVDGDKIPQEQRQLSSKGNQGHVYDQSPSGPTEPELVETKRATSTPSVPKNVTDLRNSPGYGNVDIFTYEEMKLATKQFRPDYILGEGGFGVVYKGVIDESVRTLYKTTYVAIKELNPDGLQGDREWLAEVNYLGQLSHPNLVKLIGYCCEDEHRLLVYEYMASGSLEKHLFRRVGCTLTWSKRMKIALDAAKGLAFLHGAERSIIYRDFKTSNILLDSDFNAKLSDFGLAKDGPMGDQTHVSTRVMGTYGYAAPEYVMTGHLTARSDVYGFGVVLLELLLGRRALDKSRPSREHNLVEWARPLLNHNKKVLRILDPRMEGQYSSRIAMKVANLAYQCLSQNPKGRPLMNQVVELLESVQSKDEEAVFETTGRGVTLYEDPRRSPHTPGKERNRARTHDYREGEPSPYSPSEKQRNRTRSHDHRKEEPSPHSPSEKQRNRTRSQDHREEEPSRTTLKERDQTGSHERREGEPFPHTHEEERTQTRSHDHREGEPQRRSKPANARSRTEPLTESDLYSPPDFRISSPMR; translated from the exons atggtgaatgtgaagatGAAAAGCAATCATAAATCAAGATTTGGTCTAAAGTCAAAATTAATGGGGATTTGTTTCAGTGTTGATGGCGACaaaatcccacaagaacaacgGCAGTTATCTTCTAAGGGAAACCAAG GGCATGTCTATGATCAGTCTCCAAGTGGACCAACTGAGCCGGAGTTGGTTGAGACCAAAAGAGCAACCAGCACGCCTTCAGTTCCCAAGAATGTTACAGATCTCCGCAATAGTCCTGGTTATGGTAACGTTGATATCTTTACATACGAGGAAATGAAGCTGGCCACAAAGCAATTCCGGCCAGATTATATTCTTGGTGAGGGTGGATTCGGAGTTGTTTACAAAGGAGTCATAGATGAGAGCGTAAGGACTCTTTACAAGACCACATATGTTGCAATCAAGGAGCTTAATCCTGATGGGTTACAAGGTGACCGAGAATGGCTG GCAGAAGTTAACTATTTAGGTCAACTCAGTCACCCAAATCTTGTGAAGCTCATTGGGTATTGCTGTGAAGATGAGCACAGGCTGTTGGTCTATGAATACATGGCAAGTGGGAGCCTCGAAAAGCATCTGTTTCGGA GAGTGGGTTGTACTTTGACATGGtcaaaaagaatgaagattgcTTTAGATGCTGCAAAAGGACTTGCTTTTCTTCATGGTGCAGAAAGATCTATCATATACCGTGATTTCAAGACATCAAACATCTTGCTTGATTCG GATTTTAATGCAAAACTTTCAGATTTTGGACTTGCTAAAGATGGACCGATGGGAGATCAGACTCATGTGTCAACACGTGTTATGGGGACATATGGATATGCTGCTCCTGAATATGTAATGACTG GGCATCTAACTGCTAGAAGTGATGTTTATGGGTTTGGGGTAGTACTACTTGAGTTGCTTCTTGGAAGGAGAGCTTTGGACAAGAGCAGGCCTAGCCGAGAACACAACCTTGTTGAGTGGGCTCGCCCTCTCTTGAACCACAATAAGAAGGTTCTGAGAATCTTAGATCCCAGAATGGAAGGGCAGTACTCATCCAGAATTGCAATGAAAGTGGCTAACTTGGCATACCAATGCCTTAGCCAAAATCCGAAAGGTAGACCTCTCATGAACCAGGTGGTTGAACTACTTGAGAGTGTGCAGTCCAAGGATGAAGAAGCCGTGTTTGAAACCACTGGAAGAGGTGTAACCCTTTATGAAGACCCAAGGCGCTCTCCTCACACTCCTGGGAAGGAAAGAAACCGAGCTAGAACTCATGATTATAGAGAAGGGGAACCTTCTCCTTACTCTCCTTCTGAGAAGCAAAGAAACCGAACTAGAAGTCATGATCACAGAAAAGAGGAACCTTCTCCTCACTCTCCTTCTGAGAAGCAAAGAAACCGAACTAGAAGTCAAGATCATAGAGAAGAGGAACCTTCTCGCACTACTTTGAAGGAAAGAGATCAAACTGGAAGTCATGAACGCAGGGAAGGGGAACCTTTTCCACACACTCATGAGGAGGAAAGAACCCAAACTAGAAGTCATGATCATAGAGAAGGGGAACCTCAAAGGAGGAGCAAACCTGCAAATGCAAGGAGCAGAACTGAGCCCCTAACTGAGAGTGATCTGTATAGCCCTCCTGATTTTAGAATCTCAAGTCCTATGAGATAA